From the genome of Daphnia pulex isolate KAP4 chromosome 12, ASM2113471v1:
GCCCCTTCCATTCGAAAATGGAATAGCTGCAAAACTTGAATCAACACTCGGGTACTCTCAGGTGAGCTTTCATATCTCCTAAAATGCGAGAGACCTGTCAGGACTCTGGAGTCTCTGGGATTAGAATTTGGTTTGTGCTGAGTGTaattggttggttggttggttggtgaGAATTTAGGTGCGTCTGCCTTGGCATCTAGGATCCAGGGGAGCCAGATTTAAGGCTGACATCTGGTCTTCCGAATAAATTATTGGAGGACCCTCATGCACCGGCGAGGATGAATACTGTGTTTCGGAGcttttggatttgattttaGATGGAGatgaagaggggggggggaggagatGAGGTAGGTTTGAGAATTATGCGATAAGTCGGAGGCCCGTTTTGCTTAGGTATGATGACAGGAGATTGTTGAgtttaaattgagtttttgGGCTGATTGAGGGGTCGAGGCCCAGGAGCGTTTGAGGGTTCAAGGGGAGACGATTTGAGTTGAGGAAACGGATGAGATTAAGGCGATGAGCGTGATGGGTAGGACAATCAATTAAGACATGTTTTGTAGATTCGATGGCTGGGCAACCAAATCGGCAGCTCGGGTCAGCATCTTGGTCGATGCGGTGAGCGAAAGCGTTTAGGTGGTTGTGGTCGTTTCTCAAGCGGTGAAGGCAAGTTGATGTTGCTCTGTCTTTGGAGTGGTGCCATGGGATGAAGCCAGGCTTGGTTCTCATTTGAACGCAGGGCTTTTTGCATTTGTGAAGGTGAGTTAGAAGCGATTGTTCCCAAGAATGTTTCAATGACGAGATGAGTTCCCCTGTTGATAGGGAATTTTCGATTAGGCTTCTGGAGGAGGGGTCGCTGTCGTCGGAGGCGAGTTTATCCGCTATTTCGTTACCGGTAATACCGGAGTGACTGGGAATCcagtaaataattgttttggtGCCACTAGAGAGGAGACAATTGAGGAGATTTTTGATCTCCGAGATGCAACTATGAATTGGGGATATGGGGGCCGAGAGGGCCTTGATGGCGGAGCTGGAATCTGAGAAAATGTGGATGCAAGGGGGAAGTTGGTCTAGAGCGTAGATTGATTCGAGTGCTTTTAGAATTCCGTAGAGTTCGGCGGTAAATATACCGGAACCTTGGGAGAGGAGCCAGGATTTAGAGCAGTTAAGAGCGGGAATGAAGATGGCGCATGTAGAGCGAGGAGGGCTTGGTTTGACAGAGCCGTCggtgaagatgatgatgtcaGGCGGGGGTATATTTTCCACGAGGGAGTTGAATATGATAGAGGTGAGCTGTGGATTAATTGAGGCGGCTGATTTTTTGAGAGGGAACCATTTAGATtcaaagagagggggagacCATGGGGGAGGGGGAATGGAAGACGGGTAGGTGATGTCAGAGGAGAGGCTAAACAGGTTGTGATTCTTTAATTTAAGATTGGAGCAGATTGAGAGCAGACATGGGGGGCATCTCGTTGGCCATTGGTCGGAGGATGAGAACAAAGCTTTTATTGAGTTGAACGTTAAATTTCTGGGGTTTGAGCTGAGGTTAATCACATATTTGGAGGCGAGCCAATCTCTTCTGTAGGCGACGGGCTCAGTATTTGATTCGGCGTAAATGACTTCCGTAGGAGAGAGTGTAATTGGTGtcgactttaaaaaaaaaggagaaaaaacaaacgcgTGTAATTGGAGCTTGGCTGTTGTATCCACTACCACCTCCTATTCTAAAACCAGCGTAGATTTAAAATAGGCTCGTGCGTCATAGTTTTTTCCATGctttgtagtagtagtaatacAGTTGATTTCCTTTGGCAACTATAGTCACCTGCTCGAGGGGGTTGACGGTGAATCTCCGCACCCCTCGAGTGCACAAACCCCTTTCGAAAACAATACCGACAACTTATTGATTTATTACTAACAAGGGCGTCAACTTCAAGCCCTTGTAGTGTTTTAAAGTTTATTAAGCAAAAGCAGCTGGTGGAGTTGTAGTAAGAATATCCTTGAGATAACTACTAAGTGATAAATTCATTAACAACAAAATCTTAACTCTTGGTTTTCTAACGGGTTGTTTATATTCGGGGAAAATACCGCCCTCCAATATTCACTTGTAAAAAAACCCACTACATCATAATAGGCCCCATCCGGTAAACACATTAGTCGTAAGATATttgaaagatggaaaaaaagagaatacaTAAACAAACTTCTTCATAGTAAAAAGGCTCGTGTGAATGGCGAAAGAACCGGTTTTCTCTTTGGCATTTTTGGTTGAAGTATGTCACAGATCGCCAGAGGgtaggacaaaaaaaaacccacaacaGTTGTGCGTACCAACTGGCCCTCCCTTCCAGCACCTTTTGGAACATACGAGTACGTCGTCTCAGTAGACAATTCGACGTCGGTGGGAACACACACCAACAGTCGCCCGAGTTGCATTTGTCCGTGCAGCTGTCGGCTAGATTCGGGCAACTGGTTGGTAGTAGTAGCCAATCGATTGCGTTGGCTGGCCAGCTAGACACACATTGtgtgtataaaagaaaatatttacgcCGTCCAGACCAAACTATAGTGTGATGTGTGTGAGCCGTGGGGCAGCGATGCGCACGGCGTCCTTGAGCCCGGTGCACCTGTACTCAACCAAACGGTCATCGGCTATAgtgtttctttcctttaaagaagaaaaggagagtcTTTGACACAAATTCCTCCGCTTTTTTACGTTTTGGCTTGTTAAAAAGACTCCACATGACCTCCCCTCTCTGCTTAAGAGAGTTTAGGTTGTTTgctcattttttcttcttcactatCAAACTGGCAGTGACACGGGGACGTTATCTCTATAGCTGATTTTAGTGATTGTATTATCAAATATGGATCTCTCTCCGCGTCGCAGATCATCTATTGCAGGCACTGTTGTTGATAATAATCGGTATAGTCTCGTTGTATGTGTGCGCTTTATACTTCCTCGTTTTATTACTTAAGTGTCGTAACAAATGTATAAAATTTCCTGGTTTTTAGTCGAGTTcttattttataattaatgcgatttttttgttatcattgTACGTAGGATGGTGTTGGAATCCAAGAGCATTTCCTATGGTACTCTGGACGACATTGCGCAGAACCCTCCGCCACCTACTCATTCAGCATTCCTTCACGTGACTCAGTATGTATCCAACTAAATTTGACAGGATTCTGGAAATGACAttgttgtcaatttttttgtcgagCGAGTgagcattttcttcttgttaaCCCCGAAACATCTTTTCTTGGCAGATTGATCAGCCAAGCGACAGACACTAGCCTCAATCTACGACGGACTCCTTCAAGTGAAATGACCCAGGTacaaaggaaacaaaaagtcTTGAAAACCGGTCaattagaatttgtttttcctattcACGTTTGGATGAACTCACAGGACCTGTATCAGAGGCAACCGCTTTTGTCATCTAAAAATGAAGGCTGGGATGATTGTAGCTCGTCTGAACCGTCTACTTTATACGAATCGAGAGGCTCGTCGAACGGGAGTCGGAGCAGTGGCTCGGTCACTATCAACGGATTGAATAAAAGTATTACCAGCAATggcagtagtagcagcagcagcagcaacggaaCGAAACCTGAAAATGGCATCATCCGCATCGACGTGCCTGCACCACACAGAGACGAACCTAAATTCCCACGCGAGTACTTTAAAACTCTTATCGGTATGCAACATTCAAAACACGACTTTTCGATTACTGTTTCGTAAGtattaaaccaaaattctttCAGCATTCTTGTTCTGCCTTTTCAATTGGTTCTTGACAACCATTTCGCTGGCGTTGGTTCACGAGCGAGTACCTGACCGGACGCATTACGGCCCACTTCCTGACGTGTTTCTTGACAATGTACCGGCCGCCGATTGGGCCCTTGATGTATCGGAGATACTCATAATCATCTCAACTACATCGTGCATgattttgctctttttccaTAAATACAGGTATGAATTCTACAGTGAGAAAGTTGAAAGTTGTCATGTTTTTAAACGAACATTTTCTTACAGATCAATTGTTATGCGGAgggtgtttttccttttgggtgTATTGTACATGATGCGAGCATTCACCATGTATGCCACAGTTATGCCTGTTGCCTCCAGGACTTATTACTGTTCTCCAAAGTCCAATCACACGGGAGCTGCTGTTATAACCTTGCGAGCGATCCGGATTCTCGTTggtaaattcatttaaagttCAATCAATGATTCGAAATGTAACGTCTGACTTTGTTGTTTGGTTGCGTGTCTGCCGTTTTAAAAGGAATGGGCTTATCGATCAACGGTCAGCACGTTTACTGTGGCGACTACATCTACAGTGGCCATACCGTGATTCTAACTGTGTCGTCGCTGCTTATTCAAGAGTATACCCCGAGGAAATGGCGGCCGTTGCATTGGCTCTCGTGGCTAGTCACCTGTCTGGGCGTTGTCTTTGTTATGGTCGCTCACGGACACTACACTGTGGATGTCCTCATTGCCTACTACGTCACCACTCGCGTTTTCTGGATGTATCACACCATGGCCAGCAATACCATCTTGAAGGTTGGTGAAATCTTGCAAATAAAAACCCacaaattttcccttttttatatgtccaacatcttttttttttccacagcAAAACGGACCGTCCAATTACTTGTCGAGGTTGTGGTGGTATTGCATCTTCACCTATTTTGAGCGTAACGTGGGTGGTGTTGTCCCAAGACGTTACGAATGGCCGCTGCCTTGGCCTCGCCATTTTCTCTCCAAATACCCGGATCGTAATAGCTAGTGCCGTCTTTTAAGCGAAGAAGAACGGCGTCAAAGCCATACAAAACTCTCTTCCGTTCAGTTCAGTTGCCTTGCTGTGTGTGCATTCACCTAGTGGAGCGAAAGTGTTAGTATCTATACGGACGAGAAGACGGTGGAATTGGAAACTTTGGCCAAGAATAGCAAACGCGAACATGTTGGGTTCCTAAAGAGTCATTTGCCTAAACATGTTCATAATTATATCAGTGGCAAGAATGCGCGTTTTCTTTGTTCCCCTGGAAAGGCGAAGCGCTCATCCCATATGAAAAGTTGAATTCGGTCTGAACAatccaggaaaaaaatttagtatgTTTGGGAAACACTGTAAAACATTATTGcgcttgaaatttttttctttagatttttgTTATCGTGGCCCTTTAATTCTAGAAATTAAGGCGCTGCGTATTTGTGCCTCATTATTTCA
Proteins encoded in this window:
- the LOC124210073 gene encoding phosphatidylcholine:ceramide cholinephosphotransferase 2-like isoform X2, coding for MDLSPRRRSSIAGTVVDNNRMVLESKSISYGTLDDIAQNPPPPTHSAFLHVTQLISQATDTSLNLRRTPSSEMTQDLYQRQPLLSSKNEGWDDCSSSEPSTLYESRGSSNGSRSSGSVTINGLNKSITSNGSSSSSSSNGTKPENGIIRIDVPAPHRDEPKFPREYFKTLIAFLFCLFNWFLTTISLALVHERVPDRTHYGPLPDVFLDNVPAADWALDVSEILIIISTTSCMILLFFHKYRSIVMRRVFFLLGVLYMMRAFTMYATVMPVASRTYYCSPKSNHTGAAVITLRAIRILVGMGLSINGQHVYCGDYIYSGHTVILTVSSLLIQEYTPRKWRPLHWLSWLVTCLGVVFVMVAHGHYTVDVLIAYYVTTRVFWMYHTMASNTILKQNGPSNYLSRLWWYCIFTYFERNVGGVVPRRYEWPLPWPRHFLSKYPDRNS
- the LOC124210073 gene encoding phosphatidylcholine:ceramide cholinephosphotransferase 2-like isoform X3, which translates into the protein MMVLESKSISYGTLDDIAQNPPPPTHSAFLHVTQLISQATDTSLNLRRTPSSEMTQDLYQRQPLLSSKNEGWDDCSSSEPSTLYESRGSSNGSRSSGSVTINGLNKSITSNGSSSSSSSNGTKPENGIIRIDVPAPHRDEPKFPREYFKTLIAFLFCLFNWFLTTISLALVHERVPDRTHYGPLPDVFLDNVPAADWALDVSEILIIISTTSCMILLFFHKYRSIVMRRVFFLLGVLYMMRAFTMYATVMPVASRTYYCSPKSNHTGAAVITLRAIRILVGMGLSINGQHVYCGDYIYSGHTVILTVSSLLIQEYTPRKWRPLHWLSWLVTCLGVVFVMVAHGHYTVDVLIAYYVTTRVFWMYHTMASNTILKQNGPSNYLSRLWWYCIFTYFERNVGGVVPRRYEWPLPWPRHFLSKYPDRNS
- the LOC124210073 gene encoding phosphatidylcholine:ceramide cholinephosphotransferase 2-like isoform X1; amino-acid sequence: MQPSVILPRIYTLATCWVLIKLREVKKNLWITSNGMVLESKSISYGTLDDIAQNPPPPTHSAFLHVTQLISQATDTSLNLRRTPSSEMTQDLYQRQPLLSSKNEGWDDCSSSEPSTLYESRGSSNGSRSSGSVTINGLNKSITSNGSSSSSSSNGTKPENGIIRIDVPAPHRDEPKFPREYFKTLIAFLFCLFNWFLTTISLALVHERVPDRTHYGPLPDVFLDNVPAADWALDVSEILIIISTTSCMILLFFHKYRSIVMRRVFFLLGVLYMMRAFTMYATVMPVASRTYYCSPKSNHTGAAVITLRAIRILVGMGLSINGQHVYCGDYIYSGHTVILTVSSLLIQEYTPRKWRPLHWLSWLVTCLGVVFVMVAHGHYTVDVLIAYYVTTRVFWMYHTMASNTILKQNGPSNYLSRLWWYCIFTYFERNVGGVVPRRYEWPLPWPRHFLSKYPDRNS
- the LOC124210073 gene encoding phosphatidylcholine:ceramide cholinephosphotransferase 2-like isoform X4 — translated: MVLESKSISYGTLDDIAQNPPPPTHSAFLHVTQLISQATDTSLNLRRTPSSEMTQDLYQRQPLLSSKNEGWDDCSSSEPSTLYESRGSSNGSRSSGSVTINGLNKSITSNGSSSSSSSNGTKPENGIIRIDVPAPHRDEPKFPREYFKTLIAFLFCLFNWFLTTISLALVHERVPDRTHYGPLPDVFLDNVPAADWALDVSEILIIISTTSCMILLFFHKYRSIVMRRVFFLLGVLYMMRAFTMYATVMPVASRTYYCSPKSNHTGAAVITLRAIRILVGMGLSINGQHVYCGDYIYSGHTVILTVSSLLIQEYTPRKWRPLHWLSWLVTCLGVVFVMVAHGHYTVDVLIAYYVTTRVFWMYHTMASNTILKQNGPSNYLSRLWWYCIFTYFERNVGGVVPRRYEWPLPWPRHFLSKYPDRNS